Below is a window of Pleurodeles waltl isolate 20211129_DDA chromosome 4_1, aPleWal1.hap1.20221129, whole genome shotgun sequence DNA.
ATAGTATTGTTATAAATCtattatttttatgttatgtttttatttcattgtttatgTTATTGTGAAACATAGAtgcaattatgtttaaaaaaaattacagaattATATGTAATTTCAGATTGTGGGATGTTATcagggactatggtggtcattatgactccggcggtgagtgttaatgtggcggtagtaccgcgaacaggctggcggtacataccgccacattatgacattggcaggttggctgaagccaacccgccacaatagcacaccaaccgccatggcagtagcagccgctgggccggagataagaatctccagcctggcggctgctactgtACCACtgcaggcattttgaccctgcctactgccatggttttcatggcattacgaaaaccatggcggtaggccctacttatgacagggaattccttccctgtcactggtaggaggcttcctcatccctcctaacactccccagatgcccccatcccccatccatccacgctccccctttccaatcccccacccctgtacacgcacactcacagacacgcaccacgcatacacacactgactcccacaggcatacacgcattcattcatgcatgcatccattcattcacgtacACATTGgtgccacattcacactgacacgcagacacacattcacatttccattcatacacgcattctcacacatgcatacatgcaaacaaacaacactacacacacattcacattcacgcatacactcacacattcatgcacacacctacacacaacaccctccacacacctcccctgtcagaaacccaacttacctgcatccaagggatcttctggcaggggacggtaAGGGGCACTGCTACTACCAGCAGCGcctaccagcagaacaccgccagcccatATTAATTTTCATAATAGGGCTGGCAGCTGTCTACTCGTGcgccgctgctggtggtagcagcgccaccttaacactatctgccagcatggccacagctgtatTTTCACCCTtcatgtggcagaaatccggctgtggtcataatttggcggacgggtGTTAGCCGCAGCGACATTTTTTCGGCGGCCatcgctgcggcggtaggtggcacttaccgccaatgtcattatgagggcctatgtgggtAATCTTTTAAATTGAACATATAAAAATCAACATTGATTACTGTATTAATTATACAATTTTGTAATACGCtgaaacatattttatttgtttaattaaatGTAAATTATAAAATTAATTGGGTATGTGTTTTCTGAATATGTTGTTATGATTTGTGGGATAAATAGTGGTTTAGTTGGATAGGGATACTTTAAAGTGCATATCTATTATTAttagcattctgcaacacacatagatagatgaatatgcctctcaggattcaaaaatcatggagcaagggtgcctgctttggctctAGCGTGTTGAAACAGTGCCAGTgtactaaaagtgatgcaacagcataGCAAGCCTCTCGTATATATAGgtcacggtgcattcctgccctttcagttTGGCATAGGGCAATGCGCAAGGTcactgctgcactgccctacacaaATTGCCAATAAATGAGTGCCATCCTTCTCCTAATCAGGGCCGTAAAAgcctgtaatatttattttatgcAAAATCTCTTTGATGAACTGCTGAAAAATAAAGCTGGAGGCTGAAGTAGTTTGTTTACACTAGAGGTCAATGCAGGCTTGTTGTATTAGAGGTCTCAGTGATAAAGGCAGGAATGCTCAAGCGTGATGCTAGACGATCATCTTTTAAGATGCCAGTAAAATCGCAGTGAGTCAACACCAAACAAGTATGGAACCTTACAGTCTAAAGGACTGTCCATTTCACTGAAAGCAGGGACTCAAAACCCAACATCAATAAAACACAAATACATGAAAGGTCTGACATTGGTTAGCAGCCAATAGTGCTCAGATGCTGCTTCTTCAGCAAAACTGTTTAAGACATTTGAACATTTGGGCATGTggaagccttccagtacaaaatctatgctagactccCACACACGCCCTCGCACTAGCGCAATGGTATGTGCATGGTGCGCTACATTAAAATTCTGCTCCAGCGCTAGGGAGATGGGATGCTTGACCTGTAGATGTAATATTCTCCTGCTCTCTCattttcacgcaatgcagcacatcaGTTTTGGCTGCTGCTCTGGATTGCTTGAGAATTTAGTAAAGCTCTGCCTTGCCTACCATTGAGGTTCTGTAGGGTTTCCTCTGCATTCACTCATATATTTTGAcgtaaacccatatttacaaagatttgtaaatatgagtttgtgccacaatggtgcatTTACCTGAGGCtggtacaacaaggagaaaaagTGCCTGGCTTATTTTAACATATATTGCTTACCCCGCAGGTCTCATCTTAAAGAGAGATGGCAGGAGCAAACATGACCTTTTGGATGGAATTCGTCCTCCTTGGACTCACAGAAAATGCAAAACTTCAGATTCCACTGTTTGTGCTGTTCCTCAATGTTTATATCATCACCATGATGGGGAATTTAAGTATAATACTTCTGATCAGGATTTCTCCATCTCTTCACACACCTATGTATTTCTTACTCATGAATCTATCCTTCGTAGACCTCTGCTATTCCTCCATCATAACTCCTAATATGTTAGCCAATATTCTGTCAAAGGAAAAAACTATTATATTTTTAGCATGTGCAACACAGATGTTTTTCTTTATAGGGGTGGGGAGTACGGAGGTTTTTCTTTTAGCAGTGATGGCCTATGACCGCTACGCAGCTATATGCAAACCATTGTTTTATAACACCATTATGACCAAGTCAACTTGCATTTATCTTGTAGTGGGGGCATATTGTGTAGCATTTCTTCATGCCCTATTGCATACTATTTGTACCTTCAGGTTGTCATTCTGTAAGTCAAATGAAATCATCCATTTCTACTGCGATGAACCGCCACTTCTAAAGATATCCTGCTCGGACACTTCGCTTAACGTCATTATGATGGTTTTTGTGGCTGGAGGTCTTATCCTTGGATCACTTATATTCATTTTGGTATCTTATGCCTACATTGTCAACACCATTCTTAATATCATCTCCTCAGAGGATAGGTGGAGGGCCTTTTCTACTTGTTCATCTCATTTGGCATGTGTCGTCCTATTATTTGGAACGCTTGTCTTCATGTACCTCAGACCCAGCTCAAAGTACTCTATGGAGCAGGACCGCATGGCTTCAGTGTTCTACACAATGGTGATCCCCATGTTAAACCCATTAATCTACAGTTTGAGAAACAAGGAAGTAAAAGGTGCAGTTAGAAAGATTATGTGCAGGAGAACACCTATAGACACATTCCACTAAGACAAAGAGGAACTGTTTTCCCAGAGGAATTCCAGAGGTTTTAGTTGCTTTGAAGGTATTTGAGAGGGGATGCAGAAGGAGGTATAATTATGTGCATCTGTGTAATTTTTACAAATATTTGCTGCATAGTTCTTCATACAGACATTCATAGACAACTATTTATTTTCCCTAGAAGTCTCTATTTAagtatttttaactgtatttgtgtcattacaAACATTCCTACATGTGTACATTTGTCTGATGGACAAAATCAACTTGCAGCTAGATTTATCTTCTTAAATTAACCAAATCCCTAAGACTCTCCTGCCTGCTATCCATTAGAAACCAACCCTCTCAATTGCAATAACAGTTTTAAAAAGTACAACAATGACATGCTGACAGGTTTTGGTATAAATGTAAATGCTTTGTGACATTGTCTTTTCTGGTCTATGGCGTGTTGCCCATTAAAGTAGACCTaaattgccatgtgttggaactgTTGGCAGTAGTAATCCTGGGGAGCTTCTTCAGGTGCAGATTGACAGGAGTATAACTGGCGTGTGACATTTGTAAGACTTTTTATTTCCACCATGTGAACCTGTATGCAGTATATAATTATGTGTTGTGAAAGAGCTGACCCACATTGTGgccatattttcttttttccaCAAGTAGAACGTTTCCCCATTGAGAACACTCTTCTCTTGCAAACAATCTGATGAGGTTTAGATCTGGGCCTTCATGTTCCTACTCTTCTGCACTTTGCTGAAGTAAGTCGCTGACCATCTTAAGGGAAGTGAGAGAGACAGAAAGGAGTTTGGGAATATTCTCAAGCTCATGGGTTTTTGGGGGTTTACCTACTCTAAAGTCAAAGCATGCCGGATCTGCTACCCTCTACTAGTCGTCTTGGGCTTACTACTGTGTGCAACTGCATAGAGTTGTGGCATATATTTGCTTGCTAATAAATGTCATTACATCGGGTAAATATAGATTTTCAGATaccaaaaaaacataaagggggtaTTTTAGGCAATAAATGTAGGGTTAAAGACAAACAACTTTGTGTATTGGTTACAGATTTCTAAATGTAGGGCATTGACCACAATTAATTGAAAGCTTCACTATCTGATAGAGTTGCAGGTAGAGAAGTCTTTTGACCATTGTATGACATTGGCAGAGGTGTCTGGATCCAGTTAATGAGAACTCTTGTTTTCGTCTGTaataataaaacaccaaaaaatcttAGCACCTCTGTGAAGAGCTGATGAGTACAACCTGACAAGTTCACCACttgttgttttgggacatttcaatTCTTGATAGCATTGATAATGGAATACAATTTCTTCCAGTACTGATACACCCTAAGATAGTAAGTGACCACATTTAGAAAATTAGCAGCCACCAATCAGTTACACCAATTTTCTCTAATGTGCAGAAAATTGTACCTTTAATATTTTCATTGCATAGTGTATCAGATACAGGAAAACTAAAACAGTAGCTCTTTTGTCTgcactgctagaagttctagattTGTCAGTCTGAACATGTATGTCCATTCTTGTGCTATGCAACACTGAGTTTTTTTAAACTTACTTTTAAAAATACTAAATATGTACTAAGAAATCACTAATTATTAAGGATTTGAGGATTTAGGGGTTCAGGTTGCTTTCCATACTTTCCATCATGAAAGAAGTGAATGCTAAGCATTGCAGATTGGATTTGACTACAGGAAAGTTGATCTATTTTTACTTGATTGTTAGGTCCAGCATCTACAGCTCTCAGAAGGCCATGTGTTTGAACCCCCCACTTAgccttccaaaattttgaaagtgTTTGTAAATAAATGGGCAACACAACCCAGCAAGAACCCTTGCTGCATTGCGTTAAAATGAtagagaaatgtgccatatctaccaagATATGTCACAATTCTGCCCTCTACGCAGTGCTGGAGTACTGTTTTCTGCCAActgccaacagaggcacccttgtgcatgcattataggtgcctgtgttatacacataatttcctatacaaaaacaatcctaagaggcactttcctctttttaTGCACGTTGCAGGATCTATTAAGCATAGAAAGAAGACATAACAGTGGCGGCTGATgcaaatctcaagaggaggggTGCGGGAGGGAACgagggagaaataaaaaaataaaaaataaaaaaaaagtatctcTTTCCCGTCGTTGTCGTTGCTGCCTCCTGCCGCGTCGCTCCTCTTGTCTTTctgtgggacaccagcacaggtgcCACAGCAATCCTGGCGCTACTTACATGTGAAACATAGCATGTAATCAGCATCAGGATTTGTctgagtgcccctgagtgccgCTCAGACATAAGCCTGGGGTCTGAGCTGTTTCTCCATCCCGGCTATGTATACagatgggctggagaaacctaagtgcatgtgtgtgtttgccaggcctcagacagctggccaaacacacatgtgtacaTAGTGCACTCTCCCTTCTTCCCCCCCTCACCTCCCACGGGccagccctgccccaccctgaacacactgctggcttagccatcagatgaaaaataaaatgttagttAAATAGCATTTTATCTTttatctcctggcttagccaggggggtgatGCTTCTTCGCCGTTCCAAAGGAGCCCCCCTGGgacataaagaggagaaataaacatatttctcctcgttaccctTCTCTGTGGCGTACACACTATTTTGGAGAAATCACAggtttactgactttagtaaatctgggattgcatcaaattccataggtggatgcacaggaacagcCTTGTTCCAAGCATGAACGCCTACCACAGgccgctatgttgtgttatatttctttaCAAAGTTACCAAAGGGGGCACAAATTGCCCATTGCTTCTCTTTGTAAGTTCCATTTAAGAACTTGCTTTTCTTGCAAAGTCTTACGACATGCCAGTACGTCATTTGTCAAGCAGGGACAACATAAGTCCTTAGTGAACCTGCCCTTGAGTGTGAATAAATTAGTTAATAGCAACACATTTTTATACAGTTCTAACTAATGAGTGGGCGTGACTCCTAAATTAAAGAATAATTAGAACAAtaggtgtcctgcaccacttatcTTTTGGGAAACCTTCATGttaaatgatgttgtgtacaagattgtaaaaatatgataaagtcaatTCAGAAATAAAAAGTATTTCTGTAACATGTAGAAGTGTTTCACCTGAGTACATCAAACTATATAATTGTGTGGTATTCATTAGGGGCAATAGTTTTCAACCAAGAGCTCCAAACATTCACAGGGGCCCCCATCTCTAATGGCAAcgccattagtgaaccaagaggcactTGTGATGTGTACTTTCCATGTGACCTAGGTTGTTGTTAAACATCAACCAGTATGATCGTCTATGAAGTCAAACAGAAGAAGGTTTTgccagcacacatcctgaactcatgtattttaATGTGGTCTCatgtgtgaaaatgaagaaaaaggagacaagGTGAAGTAAGATGATTGCCTAGGATAACAAACTTTATTCCatgttttctggtttaacattgtgCACTTCATGGACAGTACCcgggtctttctttctttctctaattGTACACCAAAAGATAAATGTTCTGTCTTTTTGTACATGAGGCTAGAGCTGAGTGTGGATGGCAGACAGAAGAAACATGAAGGCTCAGCTGATTTTGAGCTTGAGAGTCCAAGAGgtccttgagctgagccagagccaggcaccTGGCTTAAGCTTCAAACAAGCCTTCAGCGGCTGTCTAACCTCTAATTAAGAGGACAAAGGCATATCAAGGACATGATTTGACCATGAACATACAATTTGGTGACCTTGTTTCAAGGCCCATAACTTTCTCATAACACCACATTTTTGGGAGAGGATTATGAGATTGGATTTTCTTTCCCCACAGGTAAAATCAAACGATTGCTGGATTGCCATCCTCCTTTCTTTTCACATACCACCAGTGTTTAGATACATTTATTTGTTCCTATCTCTGTAACAAaagtagcagagaaatatgatCAAATATGTATGTGATCAAAGCCATTGCTGAAGAGCACAAAATATGTCAAAAGGGTAGCCCTGGATCAATGAAAAGCCTGCTTCCTCATTTCATAACTCCATTTTGCTCACTATACAACAACTCAAGTGTGAGTGGTTCTGATGGTGAGACCCTGCGACTGCTCTCATCAAAGAAATAGCACAGTTTGTGGAACACGCTCAGCATTTTGATATAGAGATCATTAGCAGTATACTCTGTCAAAGTAAACAAGCTAGGGTTAAACG
It encodes the following:
- the LOC138287044 gene encoding olfactory receptor 8U1-like translates to MAGANMTFWMEFVLLGLTENAKLQIPLFVLFLNVYIITMMGNLSIILLIRISPSLHTPMYFLLMNLSFVDLCYSSIITPNMLANILSKEKTIIFLACATQMFFFIGVGSTEVFLLAVMAYDRYAAICKPLFYNTIMTKSTCIYLVVGAYCVAFLHALLHTICTFRLSFCKSNEIIHFYCDEPPLLKISCSDTSLNVIMMVFVAGGLILGSLIFILVSYAYIVNTILNIISSEDRWRAFSTCSSHLACVVLLFGTLVFMYLRPSSKYSMEQDRMASVFYTMVIPMLNPLIYSLRNKEVKGAVRKIMCRRTPIDTFH